Proteins from a genomic interval of Flammeovirgaceae bacterium SG7u.111:
- the pth gene encoding aminoacyl-tRNA hydrolase, protein MKYLIVGLGNIGKEYADTRHNIGFMVLDELAKQKGVEFDSDRLANVADFKFKGRGIYMVKPTTYMNLSGKALNYWMKTLKVPVSNTLVIMDDLALPFGTLRMRPKGASAGHNGLKNIEEILGSNAYPRLRFGIGDDFSRGKQVDYVLSPFSEGEFAELGLHVEKACEMILSFASVGIQQTMNQFNS, encoded by the coding sequence ATGAAATACCTTATTGTAGGACTAGGAAATATAGGGAAGGAATATGCCGATACAAGACACAACATCGGTTTTATGGTATTGGATGAATTGGCAAAGCAAAAAGGTGTGGAGTTCGATTCGGATAGGCTTGCCAACGTAGCAGATTTTAAGTTTAAGGGAAGGGGGATTTACATGGTAAAACCTACAACGTATATGAACCTGAGCGGGAAGGCGCTAAATTACTGGATGAAAACCTTGAAAGTCCCCGTAAGCAATACGCTCGTAATCATGGACGACCTAGCATTACCTTTCGGTACGCTGCGGATGCGACCCAAAGGGGCAAGTGCCGGGCATAATGGCTTGAAGAATATTGAAGAAATTTTAGGGTCGAATGCCTACCCAAGGCTGCGCTTCGGCATAGGCGATGATTTTTCTAGAGGCAAACAGGTCGATTACGTATTAAGTCCTTTTTCCGAAGGAGAATTTGCCGAGCTTGGCCTACATGTGGAAAAAGCTTGCGAAATGATACTTTCCTTTGCTTCTGTAGGAATCCAGCAGACCATGAACCAATTCAATTCGTAG
- a CDS encoding replication-associated recombination protein A, translated as MKANRPPLSERIRPSSFDTFIGQKHLVGERGVIRKMVEGNTLVSMIFWGPPGVGKTTLANIIANQMKRPFFTLSAVSAGVKEVREVIAKAQNQYNTVLFIDEIHRFNKSQQDALLGAVEKGYITLLGATTENPSFEVNSALISRCQVYTLKHLDKSELIGLMKQAITIDPFLQQKKITLAETEALINLSDGDARKVLNLLEMVADEEESEEVEITDEIVLNTAQRKTVLYDKTGEQHYDIISAFIKSIRGSDPNAAVYYLARMIEGGEDPKFIARRLLIAASEDIGNANPTALVIATNCFQAVTFVGYPEARIILSQATTYLAASPKSNAAYMAINKAQQVVRDTGNLQVPLAIRNAPTKLMKQQGYGKGYKYSHNYENNFAEQEFLPKELAGKVIYDPGKNPREEEMRKRLRMLWKDKYGY; from the coding sequence ATGAAAGCCAACAGACCACCTCTTTCGGAGCGGATTCGTCCTTCCTCGTTCGATACTTTTATAGGGCAAAAGCACCTTGTGGGCGAGCGGGGTGTAATTAGGAAAATGGTGGAAGGGAACACCTTGGTCTCCATGATATTTTGGGGTCCTCCTGGCGTGGGTAAAACTACCCTTGCCAACATCATTGCCAACCAAATGAAACGCCCTTTCTTTACCCTAAGCGCAGTGAGTGCAGGGGTAAAAGAAGTGAGGGAGGTAATTGCCAAAGCGCAAAACCAGTACAATACGGTACTATTTATAGATGAAATCCACCGCTTCAACAAAAGCCAGCAAGATGCGCTGTTGGGAGCTGTGGAAAAAGGATATATAACCCTGCTGGGTGCTACCACCGAAAACCCTTCCTTCGAGGTAAACTCAGCACTTATTTCCCGCTGCCAAGTGTACACCCTCAAGCACCTCGACAAAAGCGAGCTGATTGGGCTGATGAAGCAAGCTATAACCATTGACCCTTTCCTTCAACAGAAAAAAATTACGTTGGCAGAAACAGAAGCGCTCATCAACCTTTCTGACGGAGATGCCCGAAAAGTGCTCAATTTACTGGAAATGGTAGCAGATGAGGAAGAAAGTGAGGAAGTGGAAATCACAGATGAAATTGTATTGAACACTGCCCAACGGAAAACTGTACTTTATGACAAAACGGGGGAACAACATTACGATATTATTTCCGCATTTATAAAATCAATACGAGGAAGCGACCCAAATGCTGCTGTTTATTACTTGGCAAGGATGATAGAAGGCGGAGAAGATCCCAAATTTATTGCCCGCAGGCTGCTCATTGCCGCCTCGGAAGATATCGGAAATGCCAACCCGACCGCCTTGGTCATTGCCACCAACTGCTTCCAAGCTGTCACGTTTGTAGGCTACCCCGAAGCTCGGATTATTCTCTCTCAAGCCACTACTTATTTGGCAGCATCGCCCAAAAGCAATGCTGCGTACATGGCTATAAATAAAGCCCAACAAGTAGTGAGAGACACGGGGAACTTGCAAGTTCCACTTGCCATCCGCAATGCTCCAACCAAGCTTATGAAGCAACAGGGCTATGGAAAAGGCTACAAATATTCGCACAACTACGAAAACAACTTTGCCGAACAGGAATTCTTACCCAAAGAACTGGCTGGAAAAGTGATTTACGACCCAGGCAAAAACCCAAGAGAAGAAGAAATGCGAAAAAGATTGAGGATGCTGTGGAAAGATAAGTATGGATATTGA
- a CDS encoding IS5 family transposase, whose amino-acid sequence METGYTRLTSRQWQYIKEYLPVERKRKYDLRDVVDSILYCMRSGQQWRSLSGEGRPPWNVVYYYFRKWQGDNTLFRLNAALNQLERKRKGKKATPSMLSIDSQSVKCAPFIGQDTGLDGNKKVNGRKRHVITDTLGLVWGVVATGANEHDGTIGQRVVEPLLGYLHRMEKILADQAYKKKFTGWVEDNIRGVEVEISSCPPTPRGFVPIKWRWVTERTFGTFNFFRRLSKDYEKTTKSQEAWVLWQNCQIILNRIKKMPI is encoded by the coding sequence ATGGAAACAGGATATACCCGCTTGACCTCCCGGCAATGGCAATATATAAAAGAATATCTTCCCGTGGAAAGGAAACGCAAATATGACCTCAGGGACGTGGTGGACTCGATCTTGTACTGCATGCGCAGCGGACAGCAGTGGCGCAGCCTCTCGGGCGAGGGACGCCCTCCTTGGAATGTGGTATACTATTATTTCCGCAAGTGGCAGGGGGACAACACGCTTTTTCGGCTGAACGCGGCACTCAACCAACTAGAGCGCAAGAGGAAGGGCAAGAAGGCGACCCCGAGCATGCTTTCCATTGATAGCCAGTCGGTAAAGTGCGCGCCTTTTATCGGGCAGGACACGGGGCTGGACGGCAACAAGAAGGTGAACGGGAGAAAAAGGCACGTCATCACCGATACGCTCGGGCTGGTATGGGGAGTGGTCGCCACTGGCGCCAACGAGCATGACGGCACGATAGGGCAACGGGTGGTGGAGCCCCTCTTGGGCTACCTGCACAGGATGGAAAAGATCCTGGCAGACCAGGCCTATAAAAAGAAGTTCACCGGATGGGTAGAGGACAACATAAGGGGCGTAGAGGTCGAGATATCCTCTTGTCCCCCAACCCCCAGGGGCTTTGTGCCCATCAAGTGGAGATGGGTCACCGAGAGGACATTCGGCACGTTCAATTTCTTCCGGAGGCTGTCCAAAGACTATGAAAAAACTACCAAAAGCCAAGAAGCTTGGGTTTTATGGCAAAACTGCCAAATAATACTTAATAGGATCAAAAAAATGCCTATTTAA